ctttggggctgggggtgtctgGCTCTGCTTTTGGGTGCTCCCTGTGGGAAGTTAAGAAGCAGAGCTTCTGTAGAGGACCAGAGGATGCTCTGAGGATGTGTTTGCTGGGTGACTAGTGAGGCAGGGATGCTGTCTCAGAGGGGTCCAAGTGGTGGTGTGAGATGTGGGCTCCCCTCTGTCCCTCTGGGTATGTTCTGGGAGGTGcatgctcctgctgcaggggtgggCTGGAGCCTCCCCGGGGCTGGGCTCACACTGGTTTGTGGGGATGGATGTtatgctgcagccagctgggaacATGCCTGGAGCATGCTGTGACTGGTACCAGCCCCCTTGCTGCTGACTgccaggacagggctgggacagctgctccagcctgccagcttgcctgcagcacccaggggaggcagctgccctggggctggggctgggaggatgCTCAGGCTCCCCCTGCGCTCGGAGAAGTTGGCCACAGTCCCCGGGCCAGCTTCTCCTGGCACTTTCTGGCCACAAACTCCAGCTTGTTCTTTGCGAGCTCAGTGTCACGGGCCGAGACATCGTGGTGCCAGACCGCACGCACAGTGCGTGCTGACCAGGGGAACAGCAGGACACTGACAGCTTGGCCAGTCTCGGCCACCTCCTCCTCACTTACTGCCCGCAGCTGCTCgcagagctctgcaggggaCGGCCAGTCCCCCCTGATGCTCACCATCACAATGTTTGTCTCCACCGCCTTGAGGTTGATGGAGCAGAGGGGTGAGTTCAGCTCCTGGATGCCtgaggggaggcaggggcagTAGGTAGGCTGtgagcacagcacccagctACCCaggagaggaggctgcagcacagcccaagcCCTGCCCCAGGTCCCAGCTGAAAGAGGTGCCCTTGGCCCACCCTGTGCAGCCCCAGGCTCACTGTGGGCTCTGCGGGGACAGGCATGGCATCATCCCTGCACTCCACCCAGGCAGGGACCCCAGCGGCATCCTGGCCTCGCTGCAgatccagcacagctgcttggGGAAGATGCCTGCACCGCTGTTACCCCGGCAGCGCTGGGAGCTGTGAGCCCAGGGGCCGTGGGGCAGCAGTTCAGGCCGGGCCCCACCCCCGAGCTgttgggcagggcagggcttggctgtgcagcagctgccggGCAGAGTGTGGTGTCAGGCTGTGAGCACTGGTGTGCCAAGGGGCCCCAAGATACCTTCAGCAAAGCGTCGGGCGTTGTTGTGGTCTCTGCGCAGTGTTGCCTCCATGTGCCCCAGTCCAACGCGGGCAGCGGCTGCCAGCACGCCTGCCTGCCGCATGCCCCCACCCAGCAGCTTCCGTGCACGCCAGGCCTCATCGACGAACTCCCTGCGTCCAGCCAGCACCGCACCAGCCGGGGCACCCAGGCCCTGCAGAGCCATCAGAGCAGTGACTGGAGCAGCTCCGGGAGGCTGCCCCTTTTGCCCAGGGGTGCCCCCACCAGTAAGGTGGGTGCTCAGTCCCCAAATGAGGGCCAGGCCCCAGTGGGCCCTGGGGACTCCCTCCCTGTGTGAGCACACCTTGGAGAAGCACAGGGACACAGAGTCACAGTGCTGGGTGATGTGAGCTGGCTCCACGTCCTGAGCCACTGCCGCGTTCATCAGCCGTGCCCCGTCCATGTGCACCCGTAGCCCATAGCAGTCAGCAAGCCCACGGACCtggggggaagcagaggagcagctgggctgggagggacaCCCTGGGGTGGCTGGTGCCAACATGAGCCACACTCAGAGCTCCTCAGCAAGGCGTTGGCATCACTCTGGTGCCATCCTGCCACCTGGCAGCCCAGCTGCTAGCTGGGGGGCCCTACCTGCTGGAGGTAGGTGAGGGGCAGGACCCGGCCCCCCGCCGAGCTGTGCGTGTTCTCCAGGCAGATGAGCTCGGGACGCAGGTGGTACCGGCTGCCATGGGCCTCGCGGATGGTCAGCTCCAGCTGGTCCAGGTCGAAGGTGCCATCTGGCAGGTCCGGCAGTGCCTGGGAGTGGACGCCAGCAACCTGTGCATAGGGCAGGGCAGAGAGCACAGCTGATGGCGGACAGTGGTGGTATACAGGGGTACAGTGGTGGTGCATGGGGGAACAGTGATGGTGCACAGGGGACTGTGGTTGTGAATGGGGGGATGGCAGTGGTGCATGGGGGTACAGTGGTGGTGCATGGAGGGACAGCAGTGGTGCATGGGGGAGATGGTGGCAGTGTGTGTGGACATGGCGGTGGTGCATGGGGGACAGTGGCTGTGCACAGAAGTCCCGGCCATCATCCCCTCCATCCCTCGCACCGGGTGGGCTCAGCCCCCACTCGTGCCCCAGGCTGTGGCTCGGGGCGTCAGCAGCCGGGCAAGGGACCCTGCGCCCAGCCCGGCGCCGGCAGCCAGCGGAGGGCAGCAGCAAGCCGCCCTGCCGGTGCCGCCAcagcccgccccccccgcccgcccgcggcaCCCACCTGCGCGGCCCCGCCGTGCTCGTAGAGGTGCAGGTGGGCGTCCCGGcccaggagcagctgccccCCCCGGCGCTGGCAGTGGCACATCactgggagggagaggggccGTGAGGGAGGGGGCACTGCGGGCAGCACGTGCAGGAGCCCAGGCAGGCTCAGCCAGGGGCCCACGGGCTGCCCGCGCTGGTCGCTCCGatgcaggaaggctgggcaCGCAGCAGCGCGGCCTCCTGCGGGCACGGGGCACCCGCTCTgtcccagaggtgctgggagTGTCGGCTGGGGGCTGCCCGCAGCGGCTGGGGGGCACGGCCTGCCCTCCCTGGTGCATGCACACGGCAGGTCCCATGCAGCACACAGCATGCAGCAGACCCCTGCTCACAGGAAGGCAGGGATGCAAACCGGGTGAAGGTTagcagagcagaggctgagTGTGCAATGGGGTCAAGCAGGCCCAAGAGGGGgttgctctgcagcagcagcaagtggGGAGCAGCTCCAGGGTCTGAGCGGGGTCGTGCTGCTTCAGATTTGAGGTGGAGGGGGCTGAGGAAGGCGCAAGGAGACGCACCTGGGTCAGAAAGGGCTTGCTGCCCACAGCTctcccctgccccgggcagctTCCTGAGCAGAAGCGGGGTGCTCCCTGGGACCCCAGGGAGAAGCGGGGCTGTTCTTGCCCCCTGCACCCTCCATGGGATGGGGACATAGACCTGTCCCCAGGTGGTGGGCTGGCCGCCCCAgggtgtggggaaggagggctggcagccctAGGCACTCACCGGCAATGAGGTTTGCCATCGTGACCGTAGGCACAAAAAGAGCCTCCTCCATCCCCAGGATCCCTGCGGCCAGgcgctgcagctctgcagggggaaGAAGCAGGGGGGGTGTCTTCATGGGGGGCGTGCCGGGGGGCTCGGTCGGAACCCTGCAGGCCCAGGCtgccgcccccagcccctgctctgggCTTCCCCATcccggaggggctgggggcagctaCAGGTGGGGACCCcaccgggggtgggggggcggccCTCCATCTCTGCCGGGGAGGTCCGACCCCGCCGCCCACCGTTGACTGCTGGGTCCTCCCCGTAGTCATCGTCGCCCACGGCGGCGCGGGCCATGGCGCGGCGCATCCCCGCGCTGGGCCGGGTCACCGTGTCGCTCCGCAGGTCCACGGCGAGcggcgggggggcagcggggccaggGGGGGAGCCCGGCTGCacggccccagccccggcccccgccgcaggcaaccggccccgccgcagcgcCGCGCCCGCGCCCCGCACCGCCAGCATGCCCGGGACCGCCCCGCCGCAAGGGCTCCCGGGCGCGGTATGCGGGGGGCGGGCTCGACCGCCGGTCCCGGGGCtacggctgctgctgcccctgagACCCTCCCCGTCTCTCCACCTCGTGCCTCTGCCCCCCCACCCACAGTACAGGGACCGGCGGAGGTGCTGGGGCACACGGGTGGGTGCTGCCCCAGGCCCCCCAGGTCCCCCACCACCCCTCGCTCTGCCAGGAGCGCCCACCCTGCccgtgctgctggaggaagtgCCAGCGTGAGGCTGCCCGTGCCCACTTGGCCAAGGATCTGCAACCATGGTACCGCATGCCCAACAGT
The Falco rusticolus isolate bFalRus1 chromosome 1, bFalRus1.pri, whole genome shotgun sequence genome window above contains:
- the LOC119154935 gene encoding probable low-specificity L-threonine aldolase 2 isoform X1; the protein is MRRAMARAAVGDDDYGEDPAVNGGRRGRTSPAEMSCSAWPQGSWGWRRLFLCLRSRWQTSLPVAGVHSQALPDLPDGTFDLDQLELTIREAHGSRYHLRPELICLENTHSSAGGRVLPLTYLQQVRGLADCYGLRVHMDGARLMNAAVAQDVEPAHITQHCDSVSLCFSKGLGAPAGAVLAGRREFVDEAWRARKLLGGGMRQAGVLAAAARVGLGHMEATLRRDHNNARRFAEGIQELNSPLCSINLKAVETNIVMVSIRGDWPSPAELCEQLRAVSEEEVAETGQAVSVLLFPWSARTVRAVWHHDVSARDTELAKNKLEFVARKCQEKLARGLWPTSPSAGGA
- the LOC119154935 gene encoding uncharacterized protein R102.4-like isoform X3, with the protein product MRRAMARAAVGDDDYGEDPAVNELQRLAAGILGMEEALFVPTVTMANLIAGVCCMLCAAWDLPCACTREGRPCPPAAAGSPQPTLPAPLGQSGCPVPAGGRAAACPAFLHRSDQRGQPVGPWLSLPGLLHVLPAVPPPSRPLSLPVMCHCQRRGGQLLLGRDAHLHLYEHGGAAQVAGVHSQALPDLPDGTFDLDQLELTIREAHGSRYHLRPELICLENTHSSAGGRVLPLTYLQQVRGLADCYGLRVHMDGARLMNAAVAQDVEPAHITQHCDSVSLCFSKGLGAPAGAVLAGRREFVDEAWRARKLLGGGMRQAGVLAAAARVGLGHMEATLRRDHNNARRFAEGIQELNSPLCSINLKAVETNIVMVSIRGDWPSPAELCEQLRAVSEEEVAETGQAVSVLLFPWSARTVRAVWHHDVSARDTELAKNKLEFVARKCQEKLARGLWPTSPSAGGA
- the LOC119154935 gene encoding probable low-specificity L-threonine aldolase 2 isoform X4, which produces MRRAMARAAVGDDDYGEDPAVNELQRLAAGILGMEEALFVPTVTMANLIAVMCHCQRRGGQLLLGRDAHLHLYEHGGAAQVAGVHSQALPDLPDGTFDLDQLELTIREAHGSRYHLRPELICLENTHSSAGGRVLPLTYLQQVRGLADCYGLRVHMDGARLMNAAVAQDVEPAHITQHCDSVSLCFSKGLGAPAGAVLAGRREFVDEAWRARKLLGGGMRQAGVLAAAARVGLGHMEATLRRDHNNARRFAEGIQELNSPLCSINLKAVETNIVMVSIRGDWPSPAELCEQLRAVSEEEVAETGQAVSVLLFPWSARTVRAVWHHDVSARDTELAKNKLEFVARKCQEKLARGLWPTSPSAGGA
- the LOC119154935 gene encoding probable low-specificity L-threonine aldolase 2 isoform X2 — translated: MTTGRTQQSTSCSAWPQGSWGWRRLFLCLRSRWQTSLPVAGVHSQALPDLPDGTFDLDQLELTIREAHGSRYHLRPELICLENTHSSAGGRVLPLTYLQQVRGLADCYGLRVHMDGARLMNAAVAQDVEPAHITQHCDSVSLCFSKGLGAPAGAVLAGRREFVDEAWRARKLLGGGMRQAGVLAAAARVGLGHMEATLRRDHNNARRFAEGIQELNSPLCSINLKAVETNIVMVSIRGDWPSPAELCEQLRAVSEEEVAETGQAVSVLLFPWSARTVRAVWHHDVSARDTELAKNKLEFVARKCQEKLARGLWPTSPSAGGA